A genomic region of Catalinimonas niigatensis contains the following coding sequences:
- the gldD gene encoding gliding motility lipoprotein GldD, translating into MKFNTGITLTLITLIWSACSSDYVPKPKGYNRINLPPHDYVNLSDTLPYQFEFSKYAEIHEDTSYNAEPYWLNVYYPQHQANIQLTYKDIDDSEEKLETLLEDSYRLTANHQVKAAAIEERILGTPSGKRALIAELKGEVPSQFQFYITDSTKHFLRGALYFRTATQNDSLAPVIEYIKLDMIHMLNTLHWEGEQTSGSAS; encoded by the coding sequence ATGAAATTTAATACTGGTATAACACTCACTCTCATCACGCTAATATGGTCTGCATGTAGTTCTGATTATGTGCCCAAGCCTAAAGGGTATAATAGGATTAATCTTCCTCCTCATGACTATGTTAATTTATCAGATACATTGCCTTATCAATTTGAGTTTTCAAAATACGCTGAAATACATGAAGATACGAGCTACAATGCTGAACCTTACTGGCTCAATGTATATTACCCCCAGCATCAGGCAAATATTCAGCTCACTTATAAAGATATTGATGACAGTGAAGAAAAACTGGAGACCCTTTTAGAAGATTCCTACCGCCTGACGGCCAATCATCAGGTTAAGGCAGCAGCTATCGAAGAGCGGATACTAGGCACGCCCAGTGGAAAACGAGCGCTGATTGCAGAGCTTAAAGGAGAAGTACCTAGTCAGTTCCAGTTCTACATCACCGACTCTACCAAACATTTTTTACGCGGAGCATTGTATTTCCGTACTGCCACACAAAATGATTCCCTCGCTCCGGTAATAGAGTATATCAAGCTGGATATGATACATATGTTGAATACCCTCCATTGGGAAGGAGAGCAGACCAGCGGATCAGCATCATAG